TCCCGTCCCCCTGTGGAAATGGCGAGTTTCGCCCGGGAGCTGTCCAGTCTCAGCCGGGAGTACGAGCAGATGAAGGATCAACGCAAGATGATCCGGACCAATTTCATGCTGGTCCTGGGGGTGGTCACCCTGCTGGTTCTCTTCCCGGCGGTCTGGATCGCCCTCTTTCTGTCGCGAAAGATTACCGAACCCATCCAGGCACTGGCTGAAGCGTCCAACGAAGTATCGCAGGGGAACCTGAGCGTGCAGGTCGACAGCCCCGCCCCGGACGAGCTGGGCGTCCTGGTGTCTTCCTTCAACCGCATGACCTCTCAGCTCGATGAGGCGGCTCGAGACCTGGCGTCGAAGAATCGCGACCTGGAAGAGTCCCACCGGGCCTCGGAGGCCAGGAGGCGATACACCGAGGCGGTCCTGGAGAACATTCCCACCGGGGTCATCTCCATCGCCGCCGACTCTTCCATCAGCACCATGAACGAAGCCGCCCAGCAGATGCTGGGGCGGACAGATGACATGGGTCTGTCGCTGGAGGAGTTGTTCCAACCCCAGGACCTGGCAGAGATCCAAAGCCTGATGGCCAAGGCAGCCCGCGTGAAAATCGCTTCCAAGGAGTTGGAAATCACGACCCGACGGGGAACCTTTTACGGCGCCGTGACCCTCAGTTCGCTGGATCCGGCAGATGCGGGACCTCAAAGGTTCGTCATGGTCCTGGAGGACTTGACCGAGCTGCTCAGAGCCCAGAAGGCCAGCGCATGGCGAGAGGTGGCTCGGCGCATGGCTCACGAGATCAAGAATCCACTGACCCCGATTCAGCTCTCGGCCGACCGAATCCTCAAGCACCTGTTCAGAACCGGGAGACCGGGGAACGATGCTGATCCTCGTTACCCGGCCTCTTCGGGCTTTCAGGCCACCGTCAAGGAGTGCGTGCACACCATTACCCAGGAAGTCAAGACCTTGAAGGGGATGGTGGACGAATTCTCCCGATTCGCCCAATTGCCTTCGCCAACCATGGTGCCTTCCAACCTCAACGCCATCATGGAAAGCACCCTGGCCTCCTACGACGGCCGGCTCGACGGCGTGGAGGTGGTCAAGCGGCTGGCTCCCGACCTCCCGCCGACCCAGGTGGATCCCGAACAGCTGAAGCGGGTGTTGGTCAATCTGATCGACAATGCCCTGGAAGCCATGGATCAATCCGACCGCAAGCAGCTCTCCCTGTCCAGCCGGTTCTTTCCCTCCAGGGAGACTATCCAACTGGCCGTCAGGGACAGCGGGCAAGGCATTGCGGCGGCTGATCGGGACAAACTGTTTCTCCCCTATTTCTCGACACGCAAGAGAGGAACCGGCCTGGGGTTGGCCATCGCCAATCGCATCGTCGCCGACCACAAGGGGTACATCCACGTGGAGGACAATACTCCCCGGGGCGCCAGCTTCGTGATCGAGCTCCCAGCCTTGTAGCCCGCCGGGGCGGCACCGGCCCGGACCGCGCTTCCGCCGGCAATGAAGGCATCGGGGCGGACGCGGGCGGCGGACCGGAATTGCCGCGATTCAAGTGAAGGTGAGGAAGTGGCCAGAAACTCCATACTGCTGGTGGACGACGAGGCCGGGATTCGGAAGTCCCTGGGCGCCGTGCTGAGGGAGGAGGGCTTCAAGGTGACCACGGCCCGTACCGGGGAGGAGTGCCTGCGCCTCCTGGAAAAGAAGACCTTCGAGCTGATCCTGTTGGACATCTGGCTGCCCGGTATCAATGGACTGGAGACACTGGAGACCATAAGGAAGAGGAAGGTGGATGCAGCCGTGGTGATGATCTCCGGCCACGGCACCATTGAAACCGCGGTCAAGGCGACCCGGCTGGGGGCTTTCGACTTCATCGAAAAACCCCTTTCCATCGAGAGGACGCTGCTGGTGGTTCAGAACGGCCTGGAGAACAAGCGCTTGCAGGAGGAAAACAGAACGCTCAAATCCCGGCTGGGTCAACACTACAAGATCATCGGTCAAAGCATCCCCATGAAGGCCCTGCGACAGCAACTGGCCATCGCGGCGCCCACCGACGGCCGGGTGTTGATCTACGGGGAGAGCGGCACCGGAAAGGAACTGGTGGCTCATGCCCTTCACCACCAGAGCCTGCGAAAAACGGCGCCATTCGTGGAGGTGAACTGCGCCGCCATCCCTGACGAGTTAATCGAGAGCGAGCTGTTCGGCCATGTCAAGGGGGCCTTCACGGGGGCCACCGCCACCAAGGTGGGAAAGCTGGAAAAGGCCGACGGGGGAACGCTGTTTCTGGATGAGGTCGGAGACATGACCCTGAAGACCCAATCCAAGGTGCTCCGGGCGCTGGAAACCCAGCGCTTCGAACCCGTGGGCTCCCATTCGACGGTGACGGTGGATGTTCGCGTCATCGCGGCTACCAACAAGAATCTCGACCAGGAAATGCAACGGGGCAACTTTCGCGAGGACCTTTTTTACCGACTCAACGTCATCCCCTTCTACGTGCCGCCCCTGCGCGATCGCACCGAGGACATTCCGGTGCTGGCAAAATTCTTCATCGGAGACTTCTCCCGCCATTACGGGCAGCCGTCCAAGGAACTGAGCTCGGAGGCCGTGGATCTGTTGACGGCCCATTCCTGGCCCGGCAACGTTCGAGAGCTGAAGAACCTGGCCGAGCGGCTGGTGATCATGACGCCCGCACACAGGATTGAAGCTCGGCACCTCCCGGCCGGGGTGCTCAAGCCCAACGGCGCCCGGGAAGACGCGGTTGAGGCCAGGAGCTTGTCGGAGGCCCGCATGGCCTTCGATCGAGACTACATCCTCAGGAAACTGGAGGAAAACCGAGGGAACATCTCGCGCACGGCCGAAGCACTCGGCATCGAGCGCAGCCACCTTCACCGCAAGCTCAAGTCCCTGAAGATCAATGTCAGCCGGGGCTAGTGTCCTGTTTCGGGAAAAGGGTTGCCAGATTTCGGAGCCCAACGCTGCCTGTTGGCTGAAACCCAACGGGCCTCTCCTACCGACCGTTTCCCGGTGGAACCTCCATCGGAGATGGTAACCTTGTTTCTGAGACAGGACACTCGCCCGCACAGCAACTCCCTCCAACCGATTTCGTGGATTCCGACGACAGTGGCATGAATCTGGAGAATTCAAAGTCCAAGCAAACCCTCTCCGATTTCCTTTCCGGATCGCTCCGGATCGGCAGTCGGACCGATCTGGATGCGTTTTTGGCCGAGCCCGGTGCGGCCGAGAGAGTTCGCAGCGCCCCCTACCAGGATCTGTTCCTGGCCATCAAGGCGGTCGGTCTGGCTGACAGCCAGGAGTTGCTCCTGCTGGCGACCTCCAGGCAGCGCCGTGGCTTCATCGACCTGGACTGCTGGCGCAAGGACAGCTTTCATGTGGCCAGCTTCATGGAATGGATGGCCGCCTACATGCAATGCGGACCCGAAGAGGCGGCATCTGCCGCCAGGGCAGTGGATGCCAACCTGCTGGCGCTGTTCCTGAGGAACAACATTCGCATTCACTTTCTGGAAACAGACGAGCCTTACCCGGAGCTGCCGATGATCCTGACGCCCGACCAGCGGTTCGGCATCGAGGTCACCGGCCAAGCCGGGGGGGCGACCATGGCCCGCCTCCTGCTGGACGTCATCTTTCGAATGGATGCCTCCCTCGGGTACGACCTGATCGATCGGGTGCGTTGGGACAACCGGGTCTCCATGGAGGAGGAAGCCTACCAGAGCAAGCGGCTCCGCCTGGAAGAGATCGGCTTCGTCGATTACTACGAGGCCCTGAGCATCTACGGAGAGGTTGGCACGAACGCGGCTCCGCAGCTCCAAAGGGCTTTGCAAGAGGAGGATGCAGCCCATCGGGTTTCGTCGACTCTACCGGCCCTGCTGGTGGCCTCGCTGTCGCCGGGAGAACATCTCTGGAGAGCCCTTGGAGCCATACGGGACACTCGCCAGGCCGAGCTGATCAGCCAGCAACTGGCCGCACTGGCCAATCGGATTCTCTCGGTTCACTCGGTGACCACCGGAGACCTCGAGAAGGTAAAGCCGGCCCTGGAAGAAATGAGGGACACGCTGAACCTGGGGCTTGAGCGATTGACTCAAGGGCGCGCCACCCTGGCGGCGTCAGCTCTGAAGCAGCAGGACATGCTGGGACTGTTCCGGACGGGGTTCAGCCTGCTGGCGGACCTGCGCACCCAAGCCGACAGGGTCATACATCGGGGGAGGCTCCGACTGCAAGGAGCCCAGCAGACCTTGTTGGAATCGCCGCAGGCCGAACTGCTGGACGGGTTGCGGCGCCACCGGCCTCTCTTCTTCGAAGGGGTGCAGGACTCGCGACGGGCCGGTTACCGAAACTTCCGCGGTCTGGCCGATGTCGAATCGGCTAGACGGAGCCTGAACGAGATCGAGGCTCTGGGACAATCCTTCTGGAGCCTCATGGTCGGTCCCGCCCCCGAGCTCACGCCCGAGCGTCTCCGGCAGGTGAACCGGGATCCGGATGAGTTGCGCTTCGGAACTCTCTTTGTCACCGCAGTCCTCAATCAGTTCCTGGGGAAACCCTTCAGGCCCGAGCCCATCGGCGTCCACCAGCTCCAGGGTGTACTGAGGGATCTGGGACCGCCCGGGACAGATCCCCGACAGCTGGCCGATGGACTGAGGGCCGTGGCCCGGGCGCGGCTGGACTCTCCCGGCGTCGAATCGGAAATGCTGGAGGTCCTGAACCCTTTTGTCGAGTCCTGGTGCCGGGCCGGCGCTGAAGAGTTGGCCCCGCTTCGGGGAGAATCGGAGATCATCCCGGAGTGGGTCACCACCGTACTGCTGAATCTGACCCGGGAAAGTTGAAGCATGGTCTTCCAGAACTTCGTGCGCCTGATCCGAAGCCGGAAACTGGTGGCTGCGGGCGACAAAGTGCTATTGGCTCTCTCCGGGGGAGCCGACTCAACGGCTCTCCTGTGCCTCTTCCTGGAGTTTCGCTCTCAACTCGATCTGGAGCTGGCGGTAGCTCACCTGAACCATGGACTTCGGGAGGAGGAATCCGAAGCCGATGCCGAATTCGTGCGCTCCCTGGCCGCGGACCATCATCTCCCCTGCGTCGTGGAAAAACTGCCTCCCCGGGAGCGACCCAAGGGAGGAAACGCAGAAGCCAGGGCCCGGGAGCAACGGTACCGGTTCCTGCAACGGATCGGCGATTCCCTGGGCGCGCAACGGATCGCCTTGGCACACACCCGCAACGACCAGGCGGAGACGGTCCTGCTGCGGCTGCTGAGGGGCAGCGGCAGCCTGGGCCTGGCGGCGATTCCCGTTTCCCGCGCCAACCGATTCATAAGGCCCCTGCTGTCGATCGAACGGGAGGAACTGCGCACCTATCTACGGTCCCGCGGGGTGGAATGGCG
This genomic stretch from Acidobacteriota bacterium harbors:
- a CDS encoding ATP-binding protein, whose protein sequence is MTPKSGKSRRRLIPLAVLVCVLLLFAVVQQAFNLSPILSDPESQTTLFLWAFTSLNVILLLTFILILLRHLLRLYFEQPSPRPGSRFHRKLLLSFLGVALVPGVFMSFFAFAVVNRNLDKWFSSPLDQAFEPVGIGEIARQVERDASQRAASTARLLARHPDLQRLWIVPAKDGARELERIAPLFEIPFAVVLDRSGDLLLAYREGQAWLPTDSRFREMVRPLEVVGGSLSGRGFSEVLNDQVWTVPWKEGSPADRQEQPLLLAGAQNESGGLIVGSRPPVEMASFARELSSLSREYEQMKDQRKMIRTNFMLVLGVVTLLVLFPAVWIALFLSRKITEPIQALAEASNEVSQGNLSVQVDSPAPDELGVLVSSFNRMTSQLDEAARDLASKNRDLEESHRASEARRRYTEAVLENIPTGVISIAADSSISTMNEAAQQMLGRTDDMGLSLEELFQPQDLAEIQSLMAKAARVKIASKELEITTRRGTFYGAVTLSSLDPADAGPQRFVMVLEDLTELLRAQKASAWREVARRMAHEIKNPLTPIQLSADRILKHLFRTGRPGNDADPRYPASSGFQATVKECVHTITQEVKTLKGMVDEFSRFAQLPSPTMVPSNLNAIMESTLASYDGRLDGVEVVKRLAPDLPPTQVDPEQLKRVLVNLIDNALEAMDQSDRKQLSLSSRFFPSRETIQLAVRDSGQGIAAADRDKLFLPYFSTRKRGTGLGLAIANRIVADHKGYIHVEDNTPRGASFVIELPAL
- a CDS encoding DUF6178 family protein; the protein is MNLENSKSKQTLSDFLSGSLRIGSRTDLDAFLAEPGAAERVRSAPYQDLFLAIKAVGLADSQELLLLATSRQRRGFIDLDCWRKDSFHVASFMEWMAAYMQCGPEEAASAARAVDANLLALFLRNNIRIHFLETDEPYPELPMILTPDQRFGIEVTGQAGGATMARLLLDVIFRMDASLGYDLIDRVRWDNRVSMEEEAYQSKRLRLEEIGFVDYYEALSIYGEVGTNAAPQLQRALQEEDAAHRVSSTLPALLVASLSPGEHLWRALGAIRDTRQAELISQQLAALANRILSVHSVTTGDLEKVKPALEEMRDTLNLGLERLTQGRATLAASALKQQDMLGLFRTGFSLLADLRTQADRVIHRGRLRLQGAQQTLLESPQAELLDGLRRHRPLFFEGVQDSRRAGYRNFRGLADVESARRSLNEIEALGQSFWSLMVGPAPELTPERLRQVNRDPDELRFGTLFVTAVLNQFLGKPFRPEPIGVHQLQGVLRDLGPPGTDPRQLADGLRAVARARLDSPGVESEMLEVLNPFVESWCRAGAEELAPLRGESEIIPEWVTTVLLNLTRES
- a CDS encoding sigma-54 dependent transcriptional regulator, with translation MARNSILLVDDEAGIRKSLGAVLREEGFKVTTARTGEECLRLLEKKTFELILLDIWLPGINGLETLETIRKRKVDAAVVMISGHGTIETAVKATRLGAFDFIEKPLSIERTLLVVQNGLENKRLQEENRTLKSRLGQHYKIIGQSIPMKALRQQLAIAAPTDGRVLIYGESGTGKELVAHALHHQSLRKTAPFVEVNCAAIPDELIESELFGHVKGAFTGATATKVGKLEKADGGTLFLDEVGDMTLKTQSKVLRALETQRFEPVGSHSTVTVDVRVIAATNKNLDQEMQRGNFREDLFYRLNVIPFYVPPLRDRTEDIPVLAKFFIGDFSRHYGQPSKELSSEAVDLLTAHSWPGNVRELKNLAERLVIMTPAHRIEARHLPAGVLKPNGAREDAVEARSLSEARMAFDRDYILRKLEENRGNISRTAEALGIERSHLHRKLKSLKINVSRG